A single region of the Nocardioides aquaticus genome encodes:
- a CDS encoding YciI family protein — protein sequence MAEYLIFFNQQWVGDHDEEWFRSRGPTSRAVIEDMRAEGVLVFAGGLVEELDQAFSADATSGTLTLTSGPFSESEEWLGGFTIIDVETEDQARYWGGRVAEGCGWPQEVRPVKGGSMRG from the coding sequence ATGGCCGAGTACCTCATCTTCTTCAACCAGCAGTGGGTCGGCGACCACGACGAGGAGTGGTTCCGCAGTCGCGGACCCACCTCGCGCGCGGTCATCGAGGACATGAGGGCCGAGGGTGTGCTGGTGTTCGCCGGCGGGCTCGTGGAGGAGCTCGACCAGGCCTTCAGTGCCGACGCCACCAGCGGCACGCTGACCCTCACCAGCGGGCCGTTCTCCGAGTCCGAGGAGTGGCTGGGCGGGTTCACGATCATCGACGTGGAGACCGAGGACCAGGCCCGCTACTGGGGTGGCCGCGTGGCGGAGGGATGCGGCTGGCCGCAGGAGGTCCGCCCGGTCAAGGGCGGCTCGATGCGCGGTTGA